From Salvelinus namaycush isolate Seneca chromosome 27, SaNama_1.0, whole genome shotgun sequence, the proteins below share one genomic window:
- the LOC120022184 gene encoding proteasome subunit beta type-2-like, which produces MEYLIGIQGQDFVIVAADNVAAHSIVKMKQDQDKMFKLSDKILLLCVGEAGDTVQFAEYIQKNIQLYKMRNGYELSPTAAANFTRKNLADYLRSRTPYHVNLLLAGFDETDGPGLYYMDHLSALAKAPFAAHGHGAYLTLSILDRYYRPDLTRDEAMDLLKKCIEELNYRFILNLPSFSVRLIDKDGIHDLEKLIPVGAK; this is translated from the exons ATGGAATATTTGATCGGAATTCAGGGACAAGACTTTGTCATAGTTGCTGCTGATAATGTTGCAGCCCACAGCATCGTTAAGATGAAACAGG ACCAGGACAAGATGTTCAAGCTGAGCGATAAGATTCTTTTGCTATGTGTGGGAGAGGCAGGAGACACAGTACAGTTTGCAGAGTACATTCAGAAGAATATTCAGCTATACAAAATGAGGAATG GTTATGAACTCAGTCCAACAGCAGCAGCCAACTTCACACGCAAGAACCTTGCAGACTACCTTCGAAGCAGG aCTCCCTACCATGTGAACCTGTTGCTGGCTGGGTTTGATGAGACGGACGGCCCAGGGCTCTACTACATGGATCACCTGTCTGCTCTGGCCAAGGCCCCCTTCGCTGCCCACGGCCACGGAGCCTACCTCACCCTGTCTATCCTCGACCGCTACTACAGACCAG ATTTGACTCGGGATGAAGCCATGGACCTGCTGAAGAAGTGCATTGAGGAG CTGAACTACCGCTTCATCCTCAACCTGCCCTCCTTCAGCGTCCGTTTGATTGACAAGGACGGCATCCATGACCTGGAGAAGCTTATCCCTGTGGGCGCCAAGTGA
- the LOC120022175 gene encoding UPF0500 protein C1orf216 homolog isoform X2: MLHQDRLVNPQYRGQGGTSSPLRILSNNSQQQGGKRKQGEKDGNFNFLGQDEDVMTGGDENRNQVRPRNLGPLGRDQPHLPPSSNHYGLGPLSPLSRLPCWSPLESLPEIESGDDGYGRVPPDGAEEGKMEEEMGRMSDDEKEKQDLGGGVMKQGVVVEEEEEEVEDPEEWGDSDSDFEFSYRSSGSLSSLNMESGGEGAGMGGWDRIGVGETKPDHHQGGNQETPAAPADPLTPSLTRKWDDKMERKRSSKPLRTGNSLLDGGALSDSDTDCGELPELEDAVWTLRDRERFKAQEMEKHQVQLTMYRRLALIRWVRTLQGRVQEQQNRLQSSFDVILDHRKELLRMGAATTATATASQS; the protein is encoded by the coding sequence ATGCTCCACCAGGACAGACTCGTAAACCCCCAGTACCGAGGCCAGGGAGGCACCTCCTCCCCACTGCGGATCCTCAGCAACAACAGCCAGCAGCAGGGGGGCAAAAGGAAGCAAGGTGAGAAGGACGGCAACTTCAACTTCCTGGGTCAAGACGAGGACGTCATGACGGGAGGAGACGAGAATCGCAACCAGGTGCGTCCTCGTAACCTGGGCCCATTGGGCCGCGACCAGCCCCACCTTCCCCCCTCCTCCAACCACTACGGTCTGGGGCCCCTGTCCCCGCTCTCCCGCCTGCCCTGCTGGAGTCCCCTGGAGTCCCTGCCTGAGATCGAGAGTGGGGACGATGGGTACGGAAGAGTGCCCCCGGATGGCGCGGAGGAgggaaagatggaggaggagatggggaggatgAGCGATGACGAGAAGGAGAAACAAGACCTGGGGGGAGGTGTCATGAAACAGGGAGTGgtggtggaagaggaggaggaggaggtggaggacccAGAGGAATGGGGCGACAGCGACTCAGACTTTGAGTTCAGCTACAGGTCCAGTGGCAGCCTGTCCTCTCTCAACATGGAGAGCGGAGGTGAAGGGGCTGGCATGGGAGGGTGGGACCGCATCGGTGTGGGGGAGACCAAGCCTGACCACCACCAGGGGGGAAACCAGGAGACCCCTGCCGCCCCAGCAGACCCCCTTACCCCCTCTTTGACCAGGAAGTGGGATGACAAAATGGAGAGGAAAAGGAGCAGCAAGCCTCTCAGAACGGGGAACAGTCTGCTTGACGGAGGAGCGTTGTCGGACTCGGACACGGACTGCGGCGAGCTGCCTGAGCTGGAGGACGCTGTGTGGACCCTGAGGGACCGCGAGCGCTTCAAGGCCCAGGAGATGGAGAAGCACCAGGTCCAGCTCACCATGTACCGCAGGCTGGCTCTGATCCGCTGGGTCCGCACCCTGCAGGGTCGCGTCCAGGAGCAGCAGAACCGCCTCCAGTCCAGCTTTGACGTCATCCTCGACCACAGGAAGGAGCTGCTGCGCATGGGCGCTGCCACCACTGCAACTGCCACAGCCAGCCAATCGTAG
- the LOC120022175 gene encoding UPF0500 protein C1orf216 homolog isoform X1, which produces MGDSQSRSRSESSTRIESRSRRLESHSQRIESPSRRSEFQPSKMLHQDRLVNPQYRGQGGTSSPLRILSNNSQQQGGKRKQGEKDGNFNFLGQDEDVMTGGDENRNQVRPRNLGPLGRDQPHLPPSSNHYGLGPLSPLSRLPCWSPLESLPEIESGDDGYGRVPPDGAEEGKMEEEMGRMSDDEKEKQDLGGGVMKQGVVVEEEEEEVEDPEEWGDSDSDFEFSYRSSGSLSSLNMESGGEGAGMGGWDRIGVGETKPDHHQGGNQETPAAPADPLTPSLTRKWDDKMERKRSSKPLRTGNSLLDGGALSDSDTDCGELPELEDAVWTLRDRERFKAQEMEKHQVQLTMYRRLALIRWVRTLQGRVQEQQNRLQSSFDVILDHRKELLRMGAATTATATASQS; this is translated from the coding sequence TGACTCTCAGTCAAGATCAAGAAGTGAATCTTCAACAAGAATTGAGTCTCGTTCAAGAAGACTTGAATCTCATTCACAAAGAATTGAATCTCCATCAAGAAGAAGTGAGTTTCAGCCAAGCAAAATGCTCCACCAGGACAGACTCGTAAACCCCCAGTACCGAGGCCAGGGAGGCACCTCCTCCCCACTGCGGATCCTCAGCAACAACAGCCAGCAGCAGGGGGGCAAAAGGAAGCAAGGTGAGAAGGACGGCAACTTCAACTTCCTGGGTCAAGACGAGGACGTCATGACGGGAGGAGACGAGAATCGCAACCAGGTGCGTCCTCGTAACCTGGGCCCATTGGGCCGCGACCAGCCCCACCTTCCCCCCTCCTCCAACCACTACGGTCTGGGGCCCCTGTCCCCGCTCTCCCGCCTGCCCTGCTGGAGTCCCCTGGAGTCCCTGCCTGAGATCGAGAGTGGGGACGATGGGTACGGAAGAGTGCCCCCGGATGGCGCGGAGGAgggaaagatggaggaggagatggggaggatgAGCGATGACGAGAAGGAGAAACAAGACCTGGGGGGAGGTGTCATGAAACAGGGAGTGgtggtggaagaggaggaggaggaggtggaggacccAGAGGAATGGGGCGACAGCGACTCAGACTTTGAGTTCAGCTACAGGTCCAGTGGCAGCCTGTCCTCTCTCAACATGGAGAGCGGAGGTGAAGGGGCTGGCATGGGAGGGTGGGACCGCATCGGTGTGGGGGAGACCAAGCCTGACCACCACCAGGGGGGAAACCAGGAGACCCCTGCCGCCCCAGCAGACCCCCTTACCCCCTCTTTGACCAGGAAGTGGGATGACAAAATGGAGAGGAAAAGGAGCAGCAAGCCTCTCAGAACGGGGAACAGTCTGCTTGACGGAGGAGCGTTGTCGGACTCGGACACGGACTGCGGCGAGCTGCCTGAGCTGGAGGACGCTGTGTGGACCCTGAGGGACCGCGAGCGCTTCAAGGCCCAGGAGATGGAGAAGCACCAGGTCCAGCTCACCATGTACCGCAGGCTGGCTCTGATCCGCTGGGTCCGCACCCTGCAGGGTCGCGTCCAGGAGCAGCAGAACCGCCTCCAGTCCAGCTTTGACGTCATCCTCGACCACAGGAAGGAGCTGCTGCGCATGGGCGCTGCCACCACTGCAACTGCCACAGCCAGCCAATCGTAG